GTGATCTTCAATTTCTCTCTATTCTGAaccctttttgtgttttattgtaatgaCACATAATGAGAAGTTAAACTGTAAATAGAACGTCCTAACTAATAAAGAGTTCTTTCTCATTACTAACTGAACCAGAGGGAGATACAAACTACCGGTAGCCAAGAGGGCCGGGCTGTATTGATCGACTGTcacttcctcttctgtctccatGTACACAAAATACGTGGTAGAACATTAACCACTGTCTTCTGTGTGCATAGACGGGGTATGTGATcccacatttgtgtgtgtgtgtgtgtgtgtgtgtgtgtgtgtgtgtgtgtgtgtgtgtgtgtgtgtgtgtgtgtgtgtttgcatgcactCCCagtacatttgtgtgtgtttgtgatcatACATATTACAGCTGGCTGCTGTAAAAGTGGAGCAGTGACATCACTCAGAGGGACAGGCAGGGTGGAGGGCACTATAAAGGTTCAACTAAAGCATCGGCCATCATAGGAAACGGTTCAGGTGAGGAGCAAAGTGGACATAGCTTGATCAGGAAACAGTCCAGCCAAGGAGGTGTGAGGACAACAAattagtttgtgttttgaagCTGCAATATAGATATAAGTCAACAGGTGGAGTGACCCAAATTAAGGTCATAGAAGGACTCCTGAAGAAGTTGTAAGTAGTTGAGGAGCTTGAAGCATCAGTGTCAAAATGTGTTCAGGCGGCTTTGCCAAATGTCTGGGGATCACTCTGATGCCTCTGTGCATCGTGAGTGTGCTGTGTAACATCCTGCTCTTCTTCCCCGGCGGAGAATCTGTGGACAttgaacacatcacagagcAGGTCTTGTACTTTGGAGGCATTCTGGGATCTGGAGTGCTGGTGAGTAGATTACACTAAACACACTGTCAGTGAAAGCTTgtgaaaacacatcactgtaacGTCACACTTATCACAGAGTAGACGAGGCACACAGCTGCTTTCATCGAGAAGACAACTATTTGGGGATCACTATGAGGTTTTCACAGAAGTTTTATATGTTGCCATACTATAGAATATAttatctgtgtgtctttgtgggcTCATAAGGACAGCAAATTATGAATGACTATTAATATTCACTAGGGCtccaaataaacatattttttcatcaTACGTTGTATATAAGTATTACCACAATTAAATCATTGTTTACATTTCCTGAAATACAGAAGACTGCATTAATATATTCTGGATTGGAAGTTTGCTTTCATTGTGTCATGAGATCCCAAACATAGTGCAACCAACAGAGtgtgataaaaacaaagaactgaCCAAAAAACAATTTACATTGAAGAATGTTAATTGTCACATTAAGAAACTAATTCTTAAAAATGCAAAGTTTTTCCACCTGAAAGAGAAATATCACTAAGCAGACTGAGTAGTCAGCTTACAGTTTAACCTCTAACATGTTAACAGTAGCATCTGTTTGAGTTGATGTAATAAGAATAGTCACCTTATCGCTGGTATATgtaggaaataaaacaatagactGTTGGTGTACTAAATTTGAAAATCTGTGGGGTTTTTAAAGCtacaatttatattttttaaatagaaaaaggTTAATTCAGATGGAAATTGTTTCAGCTTTAACGGTTAGTTCTTTAGCTAGTCATATATTACGAAACATTTTACTGATCATGTTTGGACATTAAGGAGTTTAATTACTGCCAGTAGAGAAAAAATTGATTATCTCCTAAAActttgtatgtatatgtgtgtgtgtgtgtgtgtgtgtgtgtgtgtgtgtgtgtgtgtgtgtgtgtgtgtgtgtgtgtgtgtgtgtgtgtgtgtgtgtattttgggtGTGTTTGGGCAACAGATGATCTTCCCAGCTCTGGTCTTCCTGGGTCTGAAGAACAATGACTGCTGCGGTTGCTGTGGCAATGAAAGCTGTGGGCGGAGATTTGCGGTGAGGACATTTTTCGCTGTTAACTTctttgaggactatagcctctgtacatggggcacccaAGCTCTATTCTTTAAAGGCTCAATAAGAAGAGGTTCAGCCACATTGGtaattctgaactcaacctaacctctgttgagctagtgggaggtaaagagaaggctgcagtttataacacttccgcatgggcttcatattttgagaggttgccgcttggtgtgaaCACAAGTTCTGCCTCTGACAGGGAAAATAGCCAATAATAATTTAGAATTTTGTGGTGTCCAATCAAATTTCAAGAGAGCCCATACCACCCTGGCCGATCCTCTGGATACACCCTTGCTGCTTATTTCCTCGCTTATTTTGTTCTTTACATGTGTTTGtagtgttcattttaaaaaagactcataatgtttccttttaaagtaaaaatgtaatggAAAATGTAGAGAAAGGTGGTTTCCAATAGCATGCTTCATACTTTGTCCTGCACCTACCTTGCAGTAgctgtttcaggcattaaaatggACAGCATACTAGAAAAGTTCGATCAGCATGCTGATGATCTCATTTGATTTTGTAGGTCCTCATGGGCTTCAgaattgatttcagtctgtttgattACTGGAAGCAGAAATTACAATTGCAAAGCTTGTCTTTATTCTGCAGAAGATTTTacacaagttttaaaaacttttttttcattctgactTTTTGGTTTGGATACATAAAAACGTGGCCTCttagattaaacaaaaaacaaggggAGATAATTAGGGGTTAAGGATCACAGGATAGTTACACGTTTTTTTAGTCTGACCACTCCGTCCTGTATGTAGTGCTTAATGCCACCTGTTAGAGTCCAAACACAGAGTACATTAAAACACTGACTGTGGAAACACTCCTTCAAAATTAACACAGAGTATGAAACCCAGGCAAAGGTCCTCAAATGGGAGTTCCACCTGACTTTATCACACAGAGCTGGTATTGTTCTGGTACAGTCACACATACAGATCAATACTTCAGgaatgtgaaggtgtgtgagtgtgttagagGGATGATGGAAAGAATTGTCAAAAAGGTTACTGGACCATCAGGTCTCTGCACATGCCCACTCATACCCTGTTCACTGCAAAACGTTATTGATTTCCAATATGAGTgaccattttctctctctctgcagatgcTGAGTTCTATTCTGTTTGCAGCTGTGGGTGTGATGGGCGCTGGTTACTCAGTTATAGTTTCTTCTCTGGCCATAGACCAAGGACCTCTGTGTAAGGTTTTGAATGGCACCGACACGTTCAAGTGGGACACGCCCTTCTCCAATGGGTGAGCCAAACAACCACAGCCTGTACAGTTCACATCAGTGTTTAACTttgacttcttttattttttttgtttcataggAACAGTTTGACATTTCAGGAAACAAGCTCAGGCTGTTTACTTtgttacttatttacttatagTTAGAGGCTTACAATGTTGTACCACAGGTGTTCGCAATTGCATGTGAGGACAGAGCTAGAAGTGTGTGGAAATGTGTCAATATGGAAATGCTGGAAGATTTCTGAAGTCACATTGTCTGGCCGAGCAAAAATTAAGCACAACTTCCTCCATAAACCTAACTGGTCTTTTATTCCCAGTAattcaaagagaagaaaatggtAAAAAAGTGGGAcataataaagtttaaatatccCTTTAGGTGTATTTTTCAGCTTTTGAATGGGAAATTTGATCTGTTATCTCctcttgtgttggtttgaagcagacactcatggtcaTGGAGAGTTATGTTTTCTCGAGCTGTAActcctctactctgctttggacataaatcagcatataAAAACTGCGTTTCAATTTTGTAGTTTGACctatgttccatctgttaacatggggAAGCAGggtatactgcagccagtcagtagggggagctctaaatcttttggcttcacagttaGTTAACATTAAAAGCATCCGTTTCTATATAcagtctctgctcttcatcaaACACCTTCTGGTTTCCAATTAGTTGATCATTTAAAAGAGGAAAAGTAAATACAAACTTTCaatttaaatatgtgtttttggTAAAACAAGAAGAACTTATCTCTTTTCTGTTGGGTATTTATTCATCTGAAACTGTCCTTTAAACTTTATATCCTTACTGTCGCTGACATTAAAATCACTTTTACTTAAAATAACTAGCATGAAGATTTAATGCAAGAAAACTAGTCTAATAAAGCTTGTACTCCAATACCTTTTAGGCGGCTGCAAACTTCTGTGCTCATTCAATAATTAACCAACTCTTTACCTGACAGTATCAATCGATTGAACCTTCCTGACTCTTCTTTATTCTCTCTTCCCAGTGACTACctgagcaacacaactctgTGGGAGGAGTGTAAAGGGCCAGGCAACATCGTGTCCTGGCATCTCTCCCTGTTCTCTGTGCTGCTGGTCATAGGTTTGATCCAGATGGCGCTGTGTGCTGTGCAGGTGGTGAACGGCCTGCTGGGAGCTCTCTGTGGGGACTGCTGTGGATGCTGTGGAGGGGTCAGTATCTAATCAAAGATGATTTAGCTGAGAGGAATTAACATCAATCAGTTGTgatgctgttattttttttttttagccacaACAGAAAAGATTTATTAAGAGTATTTCAATAAAGGTGAATGCAAAATGTTATGGCTTGCTGATTTTTGAGGATCTCATAGGGTGTTAAATAAGAGTTTGCTTTTCTGGCATCACCAGATATTTTCAAAAACTTTAACATTAATATAATGTACACTATTTTACAAACTTGattgttattataatattattatatttatatcattatttattattgtagatatttatttttttttacgttCTCGTTAAATCCAAACTGTGCAGCCAATAACTATGGTTAAATGTATCACTTTATATAGCTTAACCATCTTCAGTTTAGAGACTAAACCACATAAgtaatctgttgtttttgttgttgtttttcagagtGATGGAGCTGTCTAAACACTCTCTACTGGGAGAGCCTGAAGACAACTGTTTCCTATTTTTAATTCTATGGTTACATGATGCATCTTATTCTCCTGATCATTCCACCCCTTCATGATTTTGCATAAGAGCTTATTGATTACATTGTGTTCACTTTTTTACAACACTTGTGAAATGACAGAGCTCTCAATTAAAGGTTTTCCAATTTAGCACATAATTCCTCTCACAACTTACTTTCCTGATATTCATTATGCTCCTTCTGCTAAGTTTTGGCTGTAACTCACGAGCAGCACAGATCTCCTCAACATTATTCTCCTCATGCTGCATGCAGTTTTTCATCACTTTCTGCCAACTTATTCTTTTTGTATGACTGCCCCCCTCTGTGCAGTTTTGGTGTTACATGCATTACTTTGGTGTCGGTTAAAAGGTCATAGAGACAGACCTACATGTATGTACTCAATCAATGGTGAGATGTGCTTCGTGTTTACAAAGAATTTGACAGACAAATCAGTGGGAAAGATATTGAATACTATAATTTCTGAAAAACTCTAAACAGTCGTGTTTAtggaacagaaaaaaagtatGCTGTTGTGTCTCTACATTTCccattattttgttatcttagTCCTTGGTGTTACATGAAGATTAAAGGTGCTTCTTGGTTTTGTCACTGGAAAATATTCCACACATCTaaagtttctttgttgacttgaatgtcactgtcactgtcattttgttattttacctTATCTTTAAAGCACTCTCACAAATTGCTCTTCCTGTGAGCCTTAACCTGTCTCctgtatgaataaaatatatcttTCTCTAAGTCTTAATAATCTTAATAAAGAATAAACTGTCACAGATATTTAGAGGCACAGTTCAGCAGCATTATGGCTGTATTGTGTAATGTGAGAATCCATAAACTAGGCCTTACTTTGGGCCAGTTTAATCACAATATTTACTCCTGCTCTACAGAGACTACAATTACAggactgcattaaaaaaaaaagtcgtGGCCTGCTAATATATGATCCAGAGATGGTCTCTTGTAAATGAGGTCAAAAGCACCAAGAGACAAATCAATCTTTGTAGTATCGACCTTGGCTAAATCTACTTTAATCAATgagttttttgtcttgttttatcAGTACAATATTTGTTAATATTTCTAAACAGCAGGTATAACTCTGACACTTTTAAAGATCATGTATTTGTCCCTGAACTGGGCCACTGTTATTCAATTATTGGTGCACTAATTGTATCAAAATTGAATTACTTTAAAAATCATTAATAAACCATATTTCTgcagatatttgtttttaaaagacttAAAATTGTCCCTATTTTTAGAAGTTGCATGgataaaaacaatgacattgAAGTAAGATCAGGGAAATCTAAATCATAAAAAGCAAACTAACCACTAAACAATCTCAGAATTAATCGCATTGTTCCTCTCGTGCAATAGTTACATCCCCATATATATTCAACAATTCATATAAATAGTAtctgttatttatttgactAAATGATATCATTCGTTTTTAAATTTCcttaaaaacttttaaaatttgATTTCAGTTCCTCATGTTACCTCCCAGACTAAACGACGCCCTCGATTATCAGTCTGATTAATCGATCACCGAGTGTTCTCGGTCATGTTAAAATCGtataaaagaagagaggaataGCAGTAGAGCAAAGTGCTTGTCTGAAACTATTACAGTTTACTATCACGTTTTTGTTGAATTTCTGTCCTCTTGAATAATTATCAGTGAAACAGCTAATCCCCTGATAGCTCGCTTCTGTTTCATGTAAAGGTTTGTGGTGGAACGTTAGTTGAAGACTCCTCTTGGCGATCACGGAAGGAATACACCAGCGTACCGTTGTGATTCGCACTGCTTCCATGACCCCTGGAGAAATAAATGCTTACAGTATGATGTTTTGAACCTGAACAGAGGTAATTTTATTGCATAGCTGTCTTAAATGTGTTGTCGTGTTAATACTAAGGACTGAAATAATGAGCATCTATATAAAGATAGCTGTTAGATAACTCAGCAGCGGTGATGCATTAGAAAcgagcagtgcagcatttaaatTGAGATTGGTTCGATTTGTTTATTCCCTGTAACTTTCTAAGCACTAGAGTTATTGTCAATAGTGAACAAAGTGTATTTATATGGAACCAGTAAATCTGCTTAATCTAAAACAGTTTTGAGACACAGCTTAAACTTCTCAGCTTAACTGGGATTGATTCAACAGAGCAACCAACACAAACATGTCAATCATTGCTTTTAACACGTGGGGCATTTTTCACTATTTTCTAACCTTTTACAGACCACATTATTTTGAGACTAATTTTGATTCAAGAAGCATCATCTTTAGTTCCCGATCTGTTTTAAATTTAGTCTCCACAATTTACAAACGCTTTGCCTTTTTATAAAAAATCAAACCCCATTGTTAATAactatttaatttgttttctaaccttgtttatttttatctttatcatCAGATGTTCTCTGTTGTTCTTAGAAGAAGCACGTTAACGGCCCAAAAGGTAAGAACACTTTCAGATTATAATCTAAAAATGCTCACTTATTAAGAAATCTCATATTAATTTTAACAAATGTGTAATGTAATTATCTTTTAGGTGTGGCAATATGCAGGTCCTCCTCAAAGATGCTTCACATCAGTCCTCACTGGAGCTCACAAAGGTGGATCCATCTCCAGGCAGACCTGCTGGGCCTCAAAAGCAAAGCCATTGTTTTCAGACTATAATGACGGACGAGGAAAATGTCCTGAAGATTGGAGTCTGAGGGGGACTGAGCTCCTCAGAGGGGCTCAAAATATTACTGCGTCATATTTCACAAGGAGCCAACATTTCCACTCCTCTGCTGTGAGGCTGAAGAAGCGACCACAGCCCGAAGCTCCTCCAAGGGAGCTGGACCTGCTGCGCTATGACATGAAGGACTTGTGGAAGAGTCCCAAACCCGCCCTGTTTCTTGGATTTGCAGGGCTGATTCCTTTCGTCACCCCGACTCTGTTCATGGCTGTAACTGAGAGCTTCTCTCCTGAGCTTGCCTATGCTCAGTTAGCATACGGTGCCTCTATTGTTTCCTTTCTCGGTGGAGCTCGATGGGGGTTTGCTCTTCCTGATAGCAGTCCAGCCAAACCTGACTGGATTAACCTGGCTAACAGCGTGGTTCCTTCCCTGTTAGCATGGGTGACCATGCTGATGAGCGACAATGTTATTTCTGCAGGAACCATGGTTATCATGGCACTGGGAGTGTCCCTACACTATGATCTGTCTCTACTACCCACTTACCCTAGCTGGTTCAAAGCCTTGCGTGCCGTCCTGACCTTTGTggcatttttttctcttcttggcACTCTCGTAATAAATGGAATATATCCCGAAAAGAATATATTCAAAGATGAGATATTATAAAGATTAAGTACAGATAAAGTATAAAGATACCAAGTACAGTTTTTCTATTTCTGTCAtaattttaaaggtttttctcAAAGTCTGAGTTTTCTGGCCCTCATGTCAGAAAGGATCTGTCTTTTTATGTTAAAGACTTTATAGGTCATGTCAAAAAAAACGAGAGCctttatgaaaataaaacattgaaattgACGTCCAATGTGCTCTTTCATTTCTTGAAGAAAGTGAATTGAAATAATTCAAGTTTGCAGTCTTGAATTTGACTCATGTATGCATCTATCACTTTTTGATACTACCACCAAGACTCAGTTTACATGTGGTTTGGTGATTGGGTAAAAAATGGACAGTCTCAGATACAGGTGTAAACACAACCAGATGTGTTGAGGATGGATTGAGATCCGATCCCCGAGGCTTAGGCCCTGTTTACACCTGGTATTAATATCCATCACAAGTGATAGGAACACAAGTGGACAGTGCTTAAGTAATAGCGTTCACACTTTGCATTCTCCAGAGATAACTTATGACAGGAGCTCACTTTCCTGCTTCAAATGCAAATAAGCAGCTATATGATTTCTTTTTGAAATGGTCAAATACAACATTGTTTTCATCTGACAAGAGGCAGCTGTCTTAAATGTTGTCTCTTACATGTCCCCTCAAAGTGGACATGTAAGagacaaaaaagaacaacaataaaGAAGTAGATTAAAATCTTGACTTGATCTGATATGTTCATAGTTCTTCTAATGAAAACAGTCTCATTGTTGAGCTTCGTCAGTGTTATCACTTAACTCTTTCGCCTTCTTAAAGTAAGCTGTGGTGTAAAACAAGATGAATAGATCTGTATAAATCAGCCCCTCACCTGACTTAGCTTTCTGCTTTGCCACTGTTGAGTCTGTGACATTCtcttttatatttatcagtCTTTAAACACCGCCTCATACTGTTCCATTTCTAATTTACAGCTAACTTTCTTCAATTTCAGGGATTTTTCTGTCGTACCCTCGAGTTTGTCATTAATCTCTCCTGGCTTTCTCTTCtaatttctcttttgttttccaCCTGAAACGAAAGGATGGTAAGTGGGCTTCTTTTGGCGGTTTGATATGTACCACAGCGATGGTGTGCTGTTCAGAAATAACAGGCTACTGCTATGGaatattgaccaatcagaatcaactgTCACTGTGTAATAATTACATTTAACACTACTTCACACTTTTAAGGAATAGAAAGAAATAATCTGTTACGTCTGATCAACAACCAGGAACTAAGAAAATGATACACATACTAAGAAGGAGCTAGTGTAGTGGAATACAAGTTCCTGTCCCTGTGTCCTTGAACATATCTAGGATCTAACAGCTAAAGACAGGCGTGTTCTACATCACTGGAGAAAGAGGTGTGACGTAAGATCTAAACTGGAGTAATCTGGATTTAAAGCCTCAGGGGTCAGACGCAAACCATCAAAAAGCACAACACACAAGACTGGAACAAGGGCTTGTACAACCACGACCAtacaaaagtttggacacaccttctcattcaatggtttttatttattttatttattttgtagattaatactgaagacatcaaaactatgaaataatatggttttgccataatctggattacaacagtagtcaaatagggctatccattgtgtactaaccctacctctgaacaacacaactgatggtcttaaacacattaagaaggcaagtcattctacaaattaactcttgacaaggctcatgttaattagaaaccattccaggagaccacttcatgaagcagactgagagaataccaagagtgtgcaaagctgtcatgaaggaaaaagggggctactttacagaatctaaaatataaaacatattctgctttgtttaaaacttttttttgaattaaataattcaatatatgttctttcatagttttgatgtattcagtattcatctacagtgtttcaaataattaaaataaatacaaacccttgcacgagaaggtgtgtccaaacctttgactggtagCGTACATAAACAAGGTTTCAGTATGTTTCGAACAACTGATTATTATATTTCAAGTCCTCAATCAAGcttagcttaaaaaaaaacaacactcaaacTGTCTCttattcaaatgtgtttattaaCGGAAACACCAGCATCTCATGAACCAAGTATTAGGGGGAAAAGGCAAGACAAACATGGAG
The genomic region above belongs to Notolabrus celidotus isolate fNotCel1 chromosome 2, fNotCel1.pri, whole genome shotgun sequence and contains:
- the tm4sf4 gene encoding transmembrane 4 L6 family member 4, encoding MCSGGFAKCLGITLMPLCIVSVLCNILLFFPGGESVDIEHITEQVLYFGGILGSGVLMIFPALVFLGLKNNDCCGCCGNESCGRRFAMLSSILFAAVGVMGAGYSVIVSSLAIDQGPLCKVLNGTDTFKWDTPFSNGDYLSNTTLWEECKGPGNIVSWHLSLFSVLLVIGLIQMALCAVQVVNGLLGALCGDCCGCCGGSDGAV
- the LOC117830697 gene encoding transmembrane protein 69-like — protein: MFSVVLRRSTLTAQKVWQYAGPPQRCFTSVLTGAHKGGSISRQTCWASKAKPLFSDYNDGRGKCPEDWSLRGTELLRGAQNITASYFTRSQHFHSSAVRLKKRPQPEAPPRELDLLRYDMKDLWKSPKPALFLGFAGLIPFVTPTLFMAVTESFSPELAYAQLAYGASIVSFLGGARWGFALPDSSPAKPDWINLANSVVPSLLAWVTMLMSDNVISAGTMVIMALGVSLHYDLSLLPTYPSWFKALRAVLTFVAFFSLLGTLVINGIYPEKNIFKDEIL